CGACAAGGGCTACATCTCGGGTTACTTCGTCACCGACGCCGAGCGTCAGGAAGCGGTCCTCGAGGACCCCTACATCCTGCTGGTCAGTTCCAAGGTGTCGACGGTCAAGGACCTGCTGCCGCTGCTGGAGAAGGTCATCCAGGCCGGCAAGCCGCTGCTGATCATCGCCGAGGACGTCGAGGGCGAGGCGTTGAGCACCCTGGTCGTCAACAAGATCCGCGGCACGTTCAAGTCGGTGGCCGTCAAGGCCCCCGGCTTCGGCGACCGCCGCAAGGCGATGCTGCAGGACATGGCGATCCTCACCGGTGGTCAGGTGATCAGCGAAGAGGTCGGCCTGTCGCTGGAGAGCGCCGACATCGCCCTGCTCGGCAAGGCCCGCAAGGTCGTCGTCACCAAGGACGAGACCACCATCGTCGAGGGCGCCGGTGACACCGACGCCATCGCCGGGCGCGTGGCCCAGATCCGCCAGGAGATCGAGAACAGCGACTCCGACTACGACCGCGAGAAGCTGCAGGAGCGCCTGGCCAAGCTGGCCGGCGGTGTTGCGGTGATCAAGGCCGGGGCCGCCACCGAGGTGGAGCTCAAGGAGCGCAAGCACCGCATCGAGGACGCGGTGCGCAACGCCAAGGCCGCCGTCGAGGAGGGCATCGTCGCCGGTGGTGGCGTGGCCCTGCTGCACGCGACCCCGGCGCTGGACGAGCTGAAGCTCACCGGCGACGAGGCGACCGGCGCCAACATCGTGCGCGTTGCGCTCGAGGCTCCGCTGAAGCAGATCGCCTTCAACTCCGGGCTGGAGCCCGGCGTTGTCGCCGAGAAGGTCCGCAACTCGCCCGCCGGCACCGGCCTGAACGCCGCCACCGGTGAGTACGAGGACCTGCTCAAGGCCGGCGTTGCCGACCCGGTCAAGGTCACCCGCTCGGCGCTGCAGAACGCGGCGTCCATTGCCGGGCTGTTCCTGACGACCGAGGCCGTCGTCGCCGACAAGCCGGAGAAGGCGGCCGCTCCCGCGGGCGACCCGACCGGCGGCATGGGCGGTATGGACTTCTAGAAAGTCAACCGAAGAAGCCCGGTCCCCTTGGGGGCCGGGCTTTTTCGTTCTGCGTCGAGCGTGGGGGATATGCACGTCCACACCTAGGATTTTGTGCACAGACCTCACTCTCGGCGCACACGCAAACGCGATCGGCCGCTCAGCATGAGGCGATGGATCCGTTTCGTGGCAGTCACGCGCTCAGTAGTGGCGCCGTCACCCGCAGTCAATTGCGGACGCGATATCGAGCGGTGTTCCGCGACGTGTACATCACCGGGGACACCGAGCTCACCGCGGCGGTCAAAGCCCGCGCGGCGTGGCTGTCGACGGGTTCGACTCTGGCCGGATTGTCCGCGGCCGCGGTCCTCGGCACGAAATGGCTCGACGCGGCCGCACCCGCGGAGATCGTGCGCACCCATCGACACGGGCAGCGGGGGATCGTCGTCCGCAGCTATCGCCTGGCCGACGACGAGGTGTGCACGGTCGCCGGCATGCGTGCGACCACGCCGGCCCGAACGGCTTTCGACCTCGGCCGCGGGCACCCGACCGCCAAGGTGACGCCGATCCTTGACGCGTTGCTTCACGCGACGGGCATCAAGCCGGCGGACGTCAAGGCCCTGGCCGGTCGCTATCCGGGGGCCCGCGGGATTCGGCGGTTACGGGCTTCGCTTGAGCTGGCCGACGGTGGTGCGGAGTCGCCGCAGGAGACGCGAGTGCGGCTCCTGCTGGTAGGCGCTGGTCTGCCAAAACCGCAGACGCAGATCGAGTTTCCGAATCTTCGCATCCGAGTCGACATGGGGTGGCGGGAGTACAAGGTGGCCGTCGAGTACGACGGCATCCAGCACTGGGAGGACCGCTATCAGCGGTCGTGGGATATCGAGCGCATCGCCTTGCTGGAGGCGGCCGGCTGGGCGGTGATCAGGGTGAGCGCCGAGATGCTGTCGAGGCCCGAGGTGATCGTTCAACGCGTCAAGGCGAAGCTCCTCGAGCGTGGCGCCTGCGTATGAATTTCGGCCACTTTCCGTACGTAGGCCTCACACTCGGCGAGCTAGGCCGGTAGCGAGAACACCACGCAGTCGTGCAGGCAGCCCTTCGCCGCCTCCGGGGAGTCCGGATCGGCGTCGCGATGCAGCAGCGCACGGGTGGGCACGACGCCCAGGCGAACGGCGTCCCCCGCGTCGGTGACCTCGGCCGTGCCGTCGACGATCAGCGAATAGCCGCCGGGCTCGGTGGGCGGCCACAGCAGGGTGACGTCGCGGCGCTGGACCAGGTTCTGCCGGGTGCGGCCGCCGATGAGCCCGACGTCCAGGGTCGCCCCGCGCAGCTGCGGCTCGACCGTCACGGTGTGCACGCGATAGTCGTCGTCGACGGTGACCAGGTACGCGTACGGGTAGTCGGGCAGAGCGGCGGCGAGCCGCTCGACGTCCACCTGCTTCTTCGTGCGCATGATGCTCCAGGATAGGCGCGGGCCGGCCCGTTACAGCGTGCGCGGAACCCGCGCCGCCGGGAGGCCGAAAGTGAGCTGACCGCTGCTGCTGAAGTGGAAGCCGAGATTCTGCAGGACGTGCTGCCACGGCGCCAACTTCTCCACCGCCGCCGACGCGTCGGCGTGGTAGCCGTACATCGCCGCCACGTCCGACGCCCACATCTGGTCGTAGGCGGCCTCGATGTCGGCGATCGCGGGGGTGTTCTGGCCCAGCCAGTTGGTGGCCGCCAACGCCTGCGCCAGCGCGCGGTTGGCCGCGACCACCGCCGGCTGCACCGTGGCAGCCAGCGCCCCCTCGAAGGCGGCCGCGACGGCCGCGGCCTGGCTGGACACCGCCTGGGCCTGGGCCGCCGCCGCGCTGAGCCAGCTCACGTAGTGCGTGGCGAGGGCCATCATGGCCGCCGACGACGGCCCCTGCCACGATCCGCTGGCAAGGTTTGATGTGACCGAAGAAAACGACGATGCTGACGATGCCAAGTCCTCGGCCAGTCCGTCCCAGGCTTCCGCGGCAGCAAGCAGCGGCCCGGCTCCGGGACCCGAGAAGATTCGTGCCGAGTTGACTTCGGGCGGCAACCACGCAAAATGCGGGCTCGTCACCGGCTTAACTTACCCAGGATCTGGTGGTTCCGGTGGCGTTATTGCCCGGGTACGGGGCGGGTTTGCCGACCGCGCACCAATCTGCCTGGACGAGCGTCCGTGGGCACGCCGTTCTCGGCGATCACTTCGCCGGCCACGATCGTCGCGACGTACCCGTCGGCGGTCTGGTTCAGGCGCCGCCCCCCGGCCGGCAGGTCGTCGGTGATCACGGGTTTATGCAGCCGCAACGCCGCGTGGTCGATGACGTTGAGGTCGGCCTTGTAGCCGACGGCGATGCGGCCCCGGTCGCCCAGCCCGGCGATGCGGGCCGGCACCGACGTGAGTTCGCGGACGGCCTCCGGCACGGTGAACCGCCCGGACTTGCGGTCACGTGCCCAGTGCGCCAGGAAGTACGTCGGATAGCTGGCGTCGCAGATCATTCCGTAGTGGGCGCCGCCGTCGCCGAGCCCCAGCACCACGTCGTCGCGGTGCAGCAGTTGCCCGACGGTGTCCAGCGAGTTGCCCTGCAGGTTGCTGGTTGCCACCAACAGCATGGCGCGGCCGTCGTCGTCGAGCAGCCGGTCATAGGCCTCCTCCATCGGGTCCACCCCGCGGGCCCGGGCGCGGGCCCCGATGGACGTCGACGGGTCCGGCTCGTAGTCGGGGGTCTCGTCCAGCGGATAGATCCAGTCCCACATCTGGGCCACGTAAAGGATCGGGTGACCGTGGCCGGGCTTGTCGGCCAGGATGCGGGCGCGCACCTGAGGCTTGCGCATCTCGGCGACCCGCTCGGCCAGCGGCAGGTGCGCGATTTCGCGGTAGCTCGGGTACAGCACGAATGGGTTGGCGGACAGCTGGAGCCCGATGATCAGCCCGATCGGTCGCGGCAGCAGCTGCGCGGTGATGTCGCCGCCGGCCGCGTTGGCCTTCTCGATCATCGTGATGGCGGACTCCCACGTCGGGTCGCCGGAGTTGGCGACGACCAGCGTGAAGGTCAGCGGCAGGCCGACGTCCTCGGCCACGTCGAACACCGTCTGCAGCACGTGCTCGTAGCCGCCGGCCGGGATGTCCGGCACGAACTGCAGCAGGCCGCCGCCGCCGTCCACCACACCGCGGGCGATCTCTTCGATCTCCTGGCGGGCGGCGCCGTAACTTGGGATGGGCGAACCACTTTCGGTCTTGTGGATGGTCAGCCGGGACGACGCGAAGCCCAGCGCTCCGACCTCGACCGCCTCCTTGGCCAGCGCCCGCATCTTGGCGAGGTCTTCGGCGGTGGCCGGCTCGCGGTCGGCGCCGCGCTGCCCCATCACGTAGACCCGTAG
This genomic interval from Mycobacterium sp. SMC-2 contains the following:
- the groL gene encoding chaperonin GroEL (60 kDa chaperone family; promotes refolding of misfolded polypeptides especially under stressful conditions; forms two stacked rings of heptamers to form a barrel-shaped 14mer; ends can be capped by GroES; misfolded proteins enter the barrel where they are refolded when GroES binds), which codes for MAKTIAYDEEARRGLERGLNALADAVKVTLGPKGRNVVLEKKWGAPTITNDGVSIAKEIELEDPYEKIGAELVKEVAKKTDDVAGDGTTTATVLAQALVREGLRNVAAGANPLGLKRGIEKAVEKVTETLLKSAKEVETKEQIAATAAISAGDQSIGDLIAEAMDKVGNEGVITVEESNTFGLQLELTEGMRFDKGYISGYFVTDAERQEAVLEDPYILLVSSKVSTVKDLLPLLEKVIQAGKPLLIIAEDVEGEALSTLVVNKIRGTFKSVAVKAPGFGDRRKAMLQDMAILTGGQVISEEVGLSLESADIALLGKARKVVVTKDETTIVEGAGDTDAIAGRVAQIRQEIENSDSDYDREKLQERLAKLAGGVAVIKAGAATEVELKERKHRIEDAVRNAKAAVEEGIVAGGGVALLHATPALDELKLTGDEATGANIVRVALEAPLKQIAFNSGLEPGVVAEKVRNSPAGTGLNAATGEYEDLLKAGVADPVKVTRSALQNAASIAGLFLTTEAVVADKPEKAAAPAGDPTGGMGGMDF
- a CDS encoding DUF559 domain-containing protein, producing the protein MDPFRGSHALSSGAVTRSQLRTRYRAVFRDVYITGDTELTAAVKARAAWLSTGSTLAGLSAAAVLGTKWLDAAAPAEIVRTHRHGQRGIVVRSYRLADDEVCTVAGMRATTPARTAFDLGRGHPTAKVTPILDALLHATGIKPADVKALAGRYPGARGIRRLRASLELADGGAESPQETRVRLLLVGAGLPKPQTQIEFPNLRIRVDMGWREYKVAVEYDGIQHWEDRYQRSWDIERIALLEAAGWAVIRVSAEMLSRPEVIVQRVKAKLLERGACV
- a CDS encoding pyridoxamine 5'-phosphate oxidase family protein; its protein translation is MRTKKQVDVERLAAALPDYPYAYLVTVDDDYRVHTVTVEPQLRGATLDVGLIGGRTRQNLVQRRDVTLLWPPTEPGGYSLIVDGTAEVTDAGDAVRLGVVPTRALLHRDADPDSPEAAKGCLHDCVVFSLPA
- a CDS encoding amidohydrolase family protein, encoding MTYDLIIRNGTIVDGLGSEPYVGDVAVGDGVIQAVGQVNGEGAEREIDAAGLLITPGFIDLHTHYDGQSIWSDRLTPSSANGVTTVVMGNCGVGFAPCRQEDHDVLVDVMAGVEDIPGVVMTDGLPWTWETFPEYLDALDAGMRDIDVAAYLPHSPLRVYVMGQRGADREPATAEDLAKMRALAKEAVEVGALGFASSRLTIHKTESGSPIPSYGAARQEIEEIARGVVDGGGGLLQFVPDIPAGGYEHVLQTVFDVAEDVGLPLTFTLVVANSGDPTWESAITMIEKANAAGGDITAQLLPRPIGLIIGLQLSANPFVLYPSYREIAHLPLAERVAEMRKPQVRARILADKPGHGHPILYVAQMWDWIYPLDETPDYEPDPSTSIGARARARGVDPMEEAYDRLLDDDGRAMLLVATSNLQGNSLDTVGQLLHRDDVVLGLGDGGAHYGMICDASYPTYFLAHWARDRKSGRFTVPEAVRELTSVPARIAGLGDRGRIAVGYKADLNVIDHAALRLHKPVITDDLPAGGRRLNQTADGYVATIVAGEVIAENGVPTDARPGRLVRGRQTRPVPGQ